A DNA window from Andrena cerasifolii isolate SP2316 chromosome 16, iyAndCera1_principal, whole genome shotgun sequence contains the following coding sequences:
- the LOC143377891 gene encoding uncharacterized protein LOC143377891 isoform X2: MNCSWTAESANKLFCQIKINSYRIYGKGPTMSIWTFSNTCFGVSVIHIGCLVLVE; the protein is encoded by the exons ATGAATTGTTCGTGGACAGCCGAATCTGCTAATAAATTGTTCTGCCAAATCAAGATCAACAGTTACCGAATCTATG GCAAAGGCCCAACTATGTCCATTTGGACTTTCTCAAACACCTGTTTCGGAGTGTCAGTGATACACATTGGCTGTCTGGTTCTTGTGGAATGA